Proteins found in one Triticum aestivum cultivar Chinese Spring chromosome 4D, IWGSC CS RefSeq v2.1, whole genome shotgun sequence genomic segment:
- the LOC123099099 gene encoding mediator of RNA polymerase II transcription subunit 12 isoform X2: MQRYAGAGNSNSSGFSGGPASAGGRDSSRLDVSPYAPPNYPLNPRRQQQLAPYRLKCDREPLNNKLGPPDFYPQTPNCPEETLTKEYVQSGYKETVEGIEEAREIVLSHISYFCKPDIVGKCKEALKKRLRAINESRAQKRKAGQVYGVPLSGSLLIKPGVYPEQRPCNEDSRRKWAEALAQPNKRLRLLSEHVPHGYRRKSLFDVLTRCNVPLLRATWFVKVTYLNQVRPTSSSISTGASDNQRSNQWTKDVVEYLQQLLDEFNLKEAHPSFKEQPSAGLISGATQVKLKHEAPSAGGDTEEPLVHFKWWYMVRLVQWHLTEELLVPSVLIEWLCYQLQERDSVEALELLLPIVLGLVETITLSQTYVRMFVEILVRRLSDASAVDNPKRSSISSVIAELLRYMVLAVPDTFVSLDCFPLPSFVAPDVYGRGALLKITGGGEMSSSKRRDVYRYLSCGYAVCSIQRRASDLATLASPNVHARGAAKVVQALDKALVTGNLTMAYSSLFNDLSDALMEERWIKEVSPCLQSSLMWIGTVELSLICSIFFLCEWATCDYRDCRTSPSQNVKFTGRRDLSQIHLAVSILKNKMTEMNKLSRSKSSSRIAMNNIGKGSSLNDASVAATKVGDSSGLRSNGKNEEEKKERKDIFESPGPLHDIIVCWLDQHEVSSAAGFKRVDVLIIELIRSGVFYPQAYVRQLIISGVTDKNGTLLDMERKRRHHRILKQLPGSSLFDILEEDVVAEEQQLHEVMSTYSSERRLVLSELSSGQSFDANNRGEYTSSSYLRIPSGTNHGGVPEQVEDVKVLVSSLLCFIYPHSAESEQNETKMNFQGSSTSTLTQVDTGEAKNGCEDCMRINGQKLDERTSPFFPLIQSDEEDVWWVRKGTELQESFKAEPALKSIKQTSRGRAKVVRKTQNLAQLATAKIEGSQGEASTSHLCESKLSCPHHKPSTDGDNGKDADHTRMTNLAEVGKSLKKLRLLERRSISVWLLKSVRQLVEGNETTACKASNSISSFSSQPDDKTVPKWRLGDEELMSILYILDTCCDLASAARFLVWLLAKIRGGMGTLGQVGRSAAHMKNRDNQVCQVGEAFVFSSLLRYENILLATDLLPEVLNASTNRNFVLGTARHPAPAAFPYTRYFLRKYRDVASVVRWEKIFRTTCDQRLLADLDNGRSIDGDFVSSSGVLGGEEIDDQVRQKLSGRGSRIIPNMKEIVQRQAEEIQRNLKEKKIPAAPKSPSFEKEDSFQIAHDTVLGLVECIRQNGGATPDGDPSAVASAVSAVVVNAGHVIAKHLDFAGGNYHGVASIGNSLSFVRHTLHIHINSLCLLKEALGDRFSRVFEVALAVEASSAVTAAFAPPKVQRNQFQPSSETHDAYGNHTNEPLSTSGKGFVGRAGKVAAAISALVVGAVVHGAVSLERMIAVLKVKDGLEIQQVLRGLRPSNNGASRSAVTFKMDNSIEVLVHWFRILLGNCRTVYDGLIADILGESYVLALSRLQQKLPLSVVFPPAYSIFAIVRWRQYILSREDMQVYQSIANAINDITRHQPFRDICFRNTHQLYDLLAADVGDSEFAAMLETHCSDKNVRQLFMPLRGRLFLNALVDCKTPAVIQVDGSEPGEAKENELKLLSERLVQSLDTLQPAKFHWQWVELRLLLDEQALAEKLDKAEKSKIPMPILMTLADGLRKLSPNSESFTLSESEKGFTEIILSRLVARPDAAPLYSEVVHLLGKLQESLVVDVKWILQGQDAVLGRKSTRQQLLTIATRRGVPIKAQVWKPWGWSSLLTDVMANRSAKRKLEAAPIEEGEVVDDPADAKRPSKSTPNNVDRSVEATRSNINKYVTEKAFAELMLPCIDRSSPEFRSIFAGELIKQMGTVSEHIKAISRNGAKHVGLVPSGNDVSSNKSSGRKGIRGGSPNIGRRVTVGNDPTPPSASALQAIVWLRLQFIIRLLQVILADRGMRHTLAPAILSLLAARIIYEDADSPLPPASLIASRREVDSLLEPPMDVLLDRPSESLFERLLCVFHALLGNCKPSWMKSKPVSKPTVRASRDIPAFDNEAALALQSALDHMELPGAIRRRIQAAMPILPPARHPSIQCQPSQLSLAALSPLQSTPSTSGPQQKSTSHSWVPTNISSRSKAVLPPQDPEMEVDPWTLLEDGTSCPSTSSGSNSASGIAPDHSNLKACSWLKGAVRVRRAELTYIGSLDDDS; this comes from the exons ATGCAGAGGTACGCGGGCGCCGGCAACAGCAACAGCTCTGGGTTTAGCGGCGGCCCGGCGTCGGCCGGCGGCAGGGACAGCTCCAGGCTCGATGTCTCGCCCTACGCTCCGCCCAATTACCCCCTGAACCCGAG GCGACAACAACAGCTAGCTCCGTACAGGCTAAAGTGTGACAGGGAACCACTTAACAACAA GCTTGGACCACCTGACTTCTATCCTCAAACCCCAAACTGTCCTGAAGAGACGTTAACCAAAGAATATGTACAGTCTGGGTACAAGGAGACTGTTGAAGGAATAGAG GAAGCAAGAGAGATCGTACTCAGTCATATCTCATACTTCTGCAAGCCAGATATAGTTGGAAAATGCAAGGAG GCACTAAAGAAACGGTTAAGGGCTATTAATGAATCTCGTGCTCAAAAGAGAAAG GCTGGCCAAGTTTATGGAGTTCCTCTTTCTGGATCACTGTTGATAAAACCTGGAGTTTATCCGGAGCAAAGACCATGTAATGAGGACTCCCGCAGAAAATGGGCTGAG GCCCTTGCCCAGCCAAACAAGCGACTGCGTTTGTTATCTGAGCACGTTCCTCATGGTTATCGTAGGAAATCACTTTTTGATGTTCTTACTCGATGCAATGTTCCATTACTAAGGGCAACATGGTTTGTGAAAGTTACATACCTAAATCAG GTTCGACCAACATCCAGCAGTATCTCAACTGGTGCTTCTGATAATCAACGATCTAACCAGTGGACAAAGGATGTTGTTGAATATTTGCAACAGCTTCTGGACGAATTTAATCTAAAAGAGGCACATCCGTCTTTTAAAGAACAGCCGTCAGCAGGGCTTATTTCTGGAGCAACTCAAGTAAAATTGAAACATGAAGCACCCTCAGCTGGTGGAGATACTGAAGAGCCCTTGGTGCACTTCAAATGGTGGTATATGGTTCGTCTTGTCCAATGGCATCTCACAGAAGAATTGCTAGTTCCCTCGGTACTTATTGAATGGTTATGTTACCAACTTCAG GAGAGAGATTCAGTTGAGGCCTTGGAGCTTCTTTTGCCTATTGTACTTGGCTTGGTTGAGACCATCACTCTCTCACAAACATATGTGCGCATGTTTGTGGAAATTCTGGTTAGACGTCTGAGTGATGCTTCTGCTGTTGATAATCCGAAAAGGTCATCTATCTCTTCTGTTATAGCTGAGTTACTGCGATACATGGTACTTGCGGTGCCAGATACATTTGTTTCTTTGGACTGCTTTCCTCTTCCTTCATTTGTGGCCCCTGATGTATATGGTAGAGGTGCTTTGCTGAAGATAACTGGTGGTGGTGAAATGTCTAGTTCTAAGAGGCGGGATGTGTACCGGTATCTGTCCTGCGGTTATGCTGTCTGTTCAATTCAGAGACGAGCATCTGATCTGGCGACCCTTGCCAGTCCTAATGTTCATGCACGTGGTGCAGCGAAAGTGGTACAGGCTTTGGACAAGGCTCTTGTCACAGGAAATTTGACAATGGCGTATTCTTCACTCTTTAATGATCTATCTGATGCATTAATGGAAGAAAGGTGGATTAAAGAAGTCAGTCCTTGCTTGCAGTCTTCTCTAATGTGGATTGGGACTGTTGAGTTATCCCTAATCTGTTccatattttttctttgtgaatGGGCAACATGTGATTATCGTGATTGCCGTACATCTCCCAGTCAGAATGTAAAATTTACAGGAAGAAGAGATTTATCTCAGATACATCTGGCAGTGTCTATCTTGAAAAACAAAATGACCGAGATGAATAAATTGTCTCGGTCTAAGAGTAGCAGTCGCATTGCAATGAATAATATCGGTAAAGGTTCTTCGCTGAATGATGCTTCAGTGGCTGCAACTAAAGTGGGTGATTCTTCTGGATTGAGAAGTAAtggaaaaaatgaggaggagaagaaggaaaggaaggaTATCTTTGAAAGTCCTGGTCCATTGCATGACATCATTGTGTGCTGGCTGGATCAACATGAGGTTAGCAGTGCTGCAGGTTTTAAACGTGTGGATGTTCTCATCATAGAGCTTATTCGCAGCGGTGTATTTTATCCTCAAGCTTATGTAAGGCAGCTAATTATTAGTGGAGTAACCGATAAGAATGGTACTCTGCTAGATATGGAAAGGAAAAGGAGGCACCACAGAATTTTAAAGCAGCTTCCTGGGTCGTCTTTATTTGATATTCTCGAGGAAGATGTAGTTGCTGAAGAGCAACAATTGCATGAGGTGATGTCAACATATTCCAGTGAACGACGCCTTGTGCTTTCTGAACTTTCAAGTGGTCAGTCATTTGATGCAAATAACAGGGGTGAGTATACTTCAAGTTCCTACCTCCGGATTCCATCAGGAACTAATCACGGCGGTGTGCCTGAACAAGTAGAAGATGTGAAAGTTCTGGTGTCGAGCCTGTTGTGTTTTATATATCCCCACTCGGCAGAATCAGAACAAAATGAAACTAAAATGAACTTTCAAGGATCGTCTACTTCAACACTGACACAAGTTGATACCGGAGAAGCAAAAAACGGCTGTGAGGATTGTATGAGGATTAATGGACAAAAGTTGGATGAGAGAACCTCTCCTTTCTTCCCATTGATTCAATCAGACGAGGAAGATGTTTGGTGGGTGAGGAAAGGGACAGAGCTACAAGAATCTTTTAAGGCTGAACCTGCACTGAAGTCTATTAAGCAAACTTCTAGAGGTAGAGCAAAAGTGGTTCGCAAAACACAGAATCTGGCACAGCTTGCGACTGCTAAAATTGAAGGCAGTCAGGGGGAGGCATCTACAAGTCATCTTTGCGAGAGCAAGCTGAGCTGTCCTCACCATAAACCTAGCACTGATGGTGACAATGGCAAAGATGCTGATCACACGAGGATGACAAATCTGGCTGAAGTTGGGAAGTCATTGAAGAAACTTAGATTGCTTGAAAGGCGCTCCATTTCTGTGTGGTTGTTGAAATCAGTAAGGCAACTTGTTGAAGGAAATGAAACGACAGCTTGCAAAGCTAGCAATTCCATAAGCTCATTTTCCTCTCAGCCTGATGACAAAACTGTGCCCAAATGGAGGCTAGGAGATGAAGAACTGATGTCAATTCTCTATATACTGGACACATGCTGTGATTTAGCCTCTGCTGCAAGGTTCCTTGTATGGTTGCTAGCAAAAATTCGTGGAGGAATGGGTACGCTTGGTCAAGTTGGGAGAAGTGCGGCGCATATGAAGAACAGAGATAACCAAGTTTGTCAGGTCGGTGAGGCATTTGTGTTCTCATCCTTGCTTAG GTACGAGAACATACTTCTTGCAACTGATCTTTTGCCTGAAGTCCTCAATGCTTCAACAAACAGAAATTTTGTGTTAGGAACTGCAAGGCATCCCGCACCAGCAGCTTTTCCTTATACCCGGTATTTTTTGAGGAAATATAGGGATGTGGCTAGCGTGGTTAGGTGGGAGAAAATTTTTAGGACCACGTGTGACCAGCGACTGCTAGCTGATCTTGATAATGGTCGGTCGATTGATGGTGATTTTGTTTCCTCTTCGGGAGTCTTAGGAGGTGAAGAGATTGATGATCAAGTCCGTCAAAAGCTTAGCGGAAGGGGTTCAAGAATTATTCCAAATATGAAGGAGATAGTGCAGCGGCAAGCTGAAGAGATTCAACGCAATTTGAAGGAAAAGAAAATTCCTGCAGCACCCAAGAGTCCCTCTTTTGAGAAGGAAGACAGTTTTCAAATTGCACATGACACTGTTTTGGGCTTAGTAGAATGTATCAGGCAAAACGGAGGAGCAACTCCAGATGGAGACCCTTCAGCAGTTGCTTCTGCCGTTTCTGCAGTTGTTGTGAATGCCGGGCATGTCATAGCTAAACATTTGGATTTTGCAGGGGGTAACTATCATGGAGTTGCTTCTATTGGTAATTCATTAAGCTTTGTTCGGCACACTTTGCACATCCACATAAATTCTCTCTGCTTACTGAAAGAAGCTCTTGGGGACCGCTTCAGTCGGGTTTTTGAAGTAGCTCTGGCTGTTGAAGCTTCTTCAGCTGTTACAGCAGCTTTTGCTCCTCCTAAGGTCCAGCGCAATCAGTTTCAACCATCTTCTGAGACTCATGATGCCTATGGAAATCATACAAATGAACCTCTAAGTACCTCAGGGAAAGGCTTTGTTGGGAGGGCTGGAAAAGTAGCCGCTGCTATCTCTGCACTTGTTGTGGGTGCTGTTGTTCATGGAGCTGTCAGTCTTGAGCGGATGATTGCTGTCCTGAAAGTAAAAGATGGCTTGGAAATTCAGCAGGTCCTAAGAGGTTTGAGACCTAGCAATAATGGTGCGTCCCGTTCTGCTGTAACATTTAAGATGGATAATTCAATAGAGGTTTTGGTTCACTGGTTTAGGATTCTATTGGGAAACTGTAGAACCGTCTATGATGGGCTTATTGCAGACATTCTTGGTGAGTCGTATGTTCTGGCACTCTCGAGGTTGCAGCAGAAGCTTCCTTTGAGTGTGGTATTTCCTCCAGCCTATTCAATTTTTGCAATAGTACGTTGGAGGCAGTATATCCTTAGCCGAGAAGACATGCAAGTTTACCAGTCTATTGCAAATGCAATAAATGACATCACTAGGCATCAACCTTTTCGAGATATTTGCTTTCGTAATACACATCAGCTGTATGATCTTCTGGCTGCTGATGTTGGTGATTCGGAGTTTGCTGCAATGCTTGAAACACATTGCTCCGACAAGAATGTGAGGCAGCTATTTATGCCTCTCCGTGGCCGTCTTTTTCTGAACGCCCTTGTTGATTGTAAAACACCAGCAGTTATTCAGGTGGATGGTTCTGAACCTGGTGAGGCAAAAGAGAATGAGTTAAAACTCCTCTCGGAGAGGCTTGTTCAGTCCCTAGATACCCTCCAACCTGCAAAGTTCCATTGGCAATGGGTTGAGTTGAGACTTCTTTTAGATGAACAGGCTCTTGCAGAGAAACTTGACAAAGCTGAAAAAAGTAAGATACCGATGCCGATACTGATGACACTTGCAGACGGGCTTCGGAAGCTGTCCCCTAATTCCGAGAGCTTTACACTATCTGAAAGCGAGAAAGGGTTTACTGAAATCATCCTGTCGAGATTAGTTGCCAGACCTGATGCTGCTCCTCTCTATTCTGAAGTTGTCCACCTTCTTGGGAAGCTACAGGAGTCACTTGTCGTGGATGTCAAATGGATCCTTCAAGGGCAAGATGCTGTTCTGGGACGCAAGTCCACAAGACAGCAGCTTCTTACTATTGCTACACGAAGAGGTGTTCCAATAAAGGCACAGGTTTGGAAACCATGGGGATGGTCCAGCTTGCTCACTGATGTAATGGCTAACAGAAGTGCCAAGAGGAAACTGGAAGCCGCTCCGATCGAGGAAGGAGAAGTTGTGGATGACCCTGCCGATGCCAAAAGGCCAAGCAAAAGTACCCCAAATAATGTCGATAGAAGCGTTGAAGCCACCAGATCTAATATAAATAAATATGTAACTgagaaggcctttgctgaattaaTGTTGCCATGCATCGACAGGAGTTCGCCTGAATTTCGCAGTATATTTGCTGGTGAATTGATCAAACAGATGGGAACTGTCAGTGAACACATCAAAGCAATATCACGAAATGGTGCCAAACATGTTGGTTTAGTTCCTTCAGGAAATGATGTTTCATCGAACAAATCCAGTGGTCGAAAAGGAATTCGAGGTGGAAGTCCAAATATTGGCAGGCGAGTCACGGTTGGTAATGATCCAACTCCTCCTTCAGCATCTGCTCTGCAGGCAATAGTGTGGCTGCGCCTCCAATTTATCATCAGGCTGCTTCAAGTAATCCTGGCAGATAG GGGCATGAGGCATACACTTGCTCCTGCGATACTAAGCCTGCTTGCGGCACGCATAATCTATGAAGATGCAGATTCGCCCCTTCCTCCTGCCAGTTTGATTGCCTCGAGACGGGAAGTGGACTCTTTGCTGGAACCTCCCATGGATGTCCTGCTTGATCGCCCAAGCGAGAGTCTTTTCGAGAGGCTTTTATGTGTTTTCCATGCGCTGCTTGGCAATTGCAAACCAAGTTGGATGAAGTCGAAGCCAGTTTCCAAGCCAACCGTCAGAGCCTCACGAGATATCCCTGCATTTGATAATGAAGCGGCTCTCGCCTTGCAG TCTGCGCTGGACCATATGGAGTTGCCTGGAGCAATCAGGAGAAGGATCCAGGCGGCGATGCCGATTCTCCCACCAGCTCGGCACCCTAGTATACAATGCCAGCCTTCCCAGCTGTCCTTGGCTGCACTGTCACCACTCCAGAGCACTCCATCTACATCAGGTCCTCAACAGAAAAGCACTTCTCACAGTTGGGTCCCCACCAACATCTCGAGCAGAAGCAAGGCGGTGTTGCCTCCCCAAGACCCCGAGATGGAGGTAGACCCCTGGACCTTGCTCGAGGACGGCACCAGCTGCCCCTCCACATCATCaggaagcaacagcgccagcggcATCGCCCCCGACCACTCCAACCTGAAGGCGTGCAGCTGGCTCAAGGGCGCGGTCAGGGTGCGGAGGGCGGAGCTGACATACATCGGGTCTCTGGACGACGACAGCTGA